Genomic segment of Candidatus Zixiibacteriota bacterium:
GCGGTCTGGGAAAGTTACTTTTTCCAGGAGTGGATTGACCGGATGGAGCTGGATATAACGAAACTGACGATGATACTGACGTTGAGCATCGTGTTGAGCCAGATGATTTCCAATGTCCCGCTGGTGGCGCTTTATATGCCGATGCTTCAGCATGCCGGGGCGGCGCAAAACGAACTGATTGCGCTGGCGGCGGGAAGCACCATTGCCGGGAATATGCTGATACTGGGAGCGGCGAGTAATATTATCATCATACAGAACGCCGAGAAGCGGGCAGGGATAACAGTTACATTTTGGGAATTCGCCCGTGTCGGGGTTCCGCTGACAGTCATAAATGCGGTGGTGTACTGGGTGTTTTTGCGGGTGATGTGACAGAAGTCCGGTGTTGGGTGCGGCTCGCTACGACGGAATGCCTTCGCAGGAATAACGGTTAGGATCACGGGGATCCTGACCTTTTCAGGTCGCGCCCCACTTAGTAGATAATTTTCAGGTTACTGGTGCCCCACCGCTTGCGGTGGGATGGTCTATAGTACGAATCCGGTGGAGCAGGTCAAAATCCTTCTCAGGTTTCGACACCATCAGCCGGATTCCGGGTCAAAGCCCGGAATGACAATTTCTGGATTCCCCCGCCACAGGCGGGCAAGCGCTTTCGCGGGAATGACGGTCAGGATCACGGGGATCCTGACCTACGTCAACTACGATTCCAATTGAGAACGGGCAGATGAAGGACTCCGCCTTCGGCGGAGCCGCGCACCAAAGTGCCTTAGGAGGCTATTTGACAAATTCAATGCTCGCGGAGTCGACCCAGCCGCAAAGGTAGGCAGCGGATGCTCTGTAGAATCTATTATAAGTGATTTTTGATTCAGGGCTTACGGTTACAAAATACCAGAGACCGCCGAGAGAATCACGTTCCTCAGCAAATGCGATTCCATTGCCTGGTTGGGTAAATCTGGCGATTATGTTTCCGCACACTTCCA
This window contains:
- a CDS encoding DUF1646 family protein; amino-acid sequence: AVWESYFFQEWIDRMELDITKLTMILTLSIVLSQMISNVPLVALYMPMLQHAGAAQNELIALAAGSTIAGNMLILGAASNIIIIQNAEKRAGITVTFWEFARVGVPLTVINAVVYWVFLRVM